The following nucleotide sequence is from Allocatelliglobosispora scoriae.
CTGTCGGCCACGCTGATCACCAGGGCACCGGCTTCGACCGTCGTGGTGATGGTCTCCGAGGCCGTGGCCCCGGTGAAGGCGGTGATGGTGTAGTCGATCGCGGCCGACGTCGACGCCGTGAACGACGCCGGGTTGGCCGGGGTGAATGCCGCCACCAGCGAGTGCGAACCCAGCGCCAGCGTGCTGACGGTGAGGGTCGCGGTGCCGCCGGAGACGGCGACGGTGCCGAGCGCGGTCGCGCCGTCCAGGAACTGCACGGAGCCGGCCGCGGTCGGGGAGACCGTCACGGTGAGGGCCACGTTGCCGTACTGCTGGGAGGAGCTGGCCGGGCTGACCGCCAGAGCGGTCGTGGTCGGGGTGGCCGGACCGTTGACGACGAAGGTCTTGGGAGCCGAGGTCGAAGCCTCGAAGTTCCCGGTTCCCGTGAAGACCGCCGTCAGCGAGTGGCTGCCCGCCGTGAGCGCCGAGGTGGAGATCGACGCGGTGCCACCCGAAACCGGGCTGGTGCCCAGCGAGGCGGCGCCGTCGAAGAACTGCACCGAACCCGTCGCGGCGGCCGGAGCGACCGTCGCGGTGAGGGTCACGGACGTGCCGACGCTGACCGGACCGGCGGGCGTGGTGGCCAGCGTGGTCGTGGTCGGCGTGGTGGTCGGGTCGGTCGACTGGTAAGCGGTGTTGGAGGTGAACCACACCGAACCGACGAAGTCGCCCAGGCTCGTGCCCGGGGCCAGCGGCGCGATGCAGCTGATCACGATGTCGTACTTGCCGGCGAAGACGACCGGGGGGCTCTGCAGGTTGCCAAAGGCCCGGAACGTGTCAGCCAGCGGTACGACCAGCCCACCGGCGGCGTTCACCGAGTAGCTGGAGATCGGGGAGTTGTTGCGGACGGTCTGGGCGGTGGTGAACCCAGCGCCGGTGATCCGTCCGATGATGTTGGTCCCGGCCGGGCATGCGGCCGAGGTGTTCACCGTCGCCGGCGTGTTGTCGGTGCCCGTCGCCGGAGTCACCGTCAGGGTGCCGACCACGGCCGCACTCGCCGGAGCGGCGCTGAGGAGCAGGGAGCCGGTCATGGCCATCCCTGCTACGACAGCGACCCCGAGGGAACGCTTGAACGTCGAGAACATGAGCGCTCCTTAGGAGTGTGCGGACGTGTCGCCGCAGTTGGGGTTCGGCGCGAAGCCGTACTGCTGGATGATCGCGGACTGCTGGCAGATGAGAGATCCAGAGCCCACGAAGACCGTCGAGTAGGGCGCGTTGCCGATCTGCGACGTCGGGATGACGTTGTAGACGTTGCGGGTGAGCGGCACCGAGGTGTTCATGGTCAGCGGCGTGATGCCGTTGATGACACCGAGGACCGCGCGACCGCGGATGTCGGTCAGGGTTCCGGACGCCTGCGCGACGTACTGCGCGATGGAGAACGGGACGAGCGACGAACCGGTGAGAACCCGGCCGTCGTGCTCCTGGATCGGCTGGCCGCTCAGCGTCCCGTTCACGATGCACGGGTAGACGCCGCTGTTGACCTGGGCATCGGTGATGCCGATGATCCCCAGCCAGAACGACCGGGTGCCCGAACCAGCCTGGGGCAGAACCGGGGTGATGCCGCCGATCTCGCACTTGTAGATCGACTTCAGCTCGTCGAGCGTCAGGTTGCGCGGGATGGCGCTGTCGCCGGTGATGGCGAAGGTGACAGCGTCGACCGCGAACGGAACGTAGGTGATGCTCGGCGTGCTGGCGGTGAGGGTCAGGCTGGACGACCGTGCGTACTGCAGGCAGCCGTTGCCCGCCCCACCGTTGGCCTGCAGGGACGTGAGCAGGGCGGTCCGCCCGGCACCCGACCCGTTGGGGCGGTTGATGGTGCAGCCCGGCGTGGTGGCCGGGTCCTTCGTGGTGACCTGCGCGGAACCGTTGGCGTCGTAAGACCCGAGGACCTTGGTGCCACCGATGGTGACGTTGTTGGCGATCGCGTTCATGACGCCTTCGGTGGTGTCGGATCCGACACCCGCGAGCTGGCGGTACTGTGGCGCACCCGACGGGTCCGCCGAAGCGGGAGCTGCCGCGAGGATCGCGACGAGGCTCACGCCGAGCGCCATGATGACGCGCGCCCGCTTGGTAGCCCGTAGGTCTCGACGGAGGGCTTCAGGCCAGCGTTCGGTGGTGTGGACGTTCACGGTGTTGTACCCTCCACGTTGGTTGGGTGACATACATCCGGGACGGTCATCCCGGATCTGACCACCGAAGACGTGCCAGTCGACGGTGGGCCTTGCTTCACTGCTCTCCCCTCCCCGATTGCCGGAGGAGAATCGGCCCGGCACATGCCGCCAGGCCCCCGAGGACGAGCAACCACAGGACGATGCTTCTGATCGAGCCGACAGGCTCGTCGGGCGTCGTCTGTGCGACCACCACGGACTCGGTGCTCAGGTTCGGGCTCGGCAGCGCGAAGGGCGGGGAGAACCCCGGCGTCGCGGACTGGTTGCCCGATGTGTTGCCGTTGTTGCCGTTGCCGCCGTTCGGTCCCGGACTCGCCGACGGTCCCCCGGCCAGCGCCGACGCCACCGCCCTCGTCCTGGCCCGCAACGCCTCCGGCAGCGGCGCGTAACCGAGCGGAAGCTGCCCGATCGAGAAGCCCGGCGTCTGCCCGGCCCCCGCCGCGAAGCGCAGGAAGGTCGCGTAGTCGCGCTTCTGCTTCGCGGTCAGCGCCGCGGGCGCGGTCGCCGCATAGGTCACGGTTGTCAGGGGGTACGCCGCCGCGACGCGCCTGGGCGGATCGGGCTCCAGCACCCCGCCGACGGGGTTCGTCCGCATCGCCTCGACCCCGGCCAGGAGTGCCGCCGTCGTCGGTCCGACGAACTGGCCGGCCGCGTTGCGCAGCTTCGCCGTCGGCATGCCGTAGCGGGTCGCCGTCGCGGCGTCCATCAGCGCCATGAGCTGCCGGGAGCCGCTGGGCTGCGTCGGGTTCTTACGCCACACCGGCGGGAACGCCTCGGTGTCGGACTGCGCGTGGCCCAGCGGTTCACCACGGCTCGCCGCCCTGGCCGCATCGTGCATGTCGTCGGCGTAGGGGTAGGCGTCGAGTGTGCACAGTGGAGAGAGCCGCTCGTCGAGGATCACGCAGGCCAGGTCGGCCTTGGGGTAGTCGTCGACCGGCGGCGTGGGGATGACGAAGTTGGAGTTGATCCGCATCCCCCACTCGTCCGGGTGCCCGGTGAGGAAGGCGCTCGCCTCCTCGTCGGCCATGAGCCAGGCCCAGAGCTGCCCGTTGGCGTCGGAGAGCCCGATCGGCAGCACGATGTCGGCGATACCCGGCAGGGACAGGTTGGCGAAGGTCGGGTTGAGCGCCTTGAAGTCGGGGTCCCGCGTCATGTCCGACGGGTTGTTCGCCACCTGGGTCGCGCGCGGGTCGACCACGGCCTGCCGGTAGGACTGGGTGATCAGCTTCGCCACCAGGCGCGGCGTCAGGTTCAGCTCGTTGATCCGCTGGCCGTTGCGCGCCTTCACCTCCGGCGGCGCGTCGCCCCGGGACTGGCTGTCGATGTTGAAAGCGATCGTCAACCCGGTGAGCGCGATCGGCGCGTAGACGGGCGGCCGGGCGCTCGGCACGTCGGCGGTCGGCAGCGGACGGGTGAGGAAGACGAGCCCGGGGTCGGCGGTGACGAGCCGGGCCCGGGCGATGTCGTCCGAGGTCTGCGAGTAACCGAAGATCGCGCCACCGGCCTGCTGGCACAGGGAGGGCTGCCAGCGGCTGACCGCCTCGGCCGCGATCTCCTGCCCCATCACCGGGCGCTCGGCGGCGCCGAGCGGGCAGACCAGACCCAGCGGCAGGAAGGTGAGCGGCACGACGATCCGGTTGTTCCAGTTGGTCTGTGACAGCGGCGACGACTCCTGCCGGCTCGTGTTGGAGCCGGAACGCGCCGAGCCGTCGACCTCCGTGCGACCGCGCGGCACGATGACGAGCCAGCACGGGCGGCCGACCGTCTTGCCGCCGCGCACCACCGCCTCGCCGCAGCCCAGGCCCGGTGCCTCGCGGCCGGTCTGCATCTCGAAGAACTCCTGGCCGGTGCCGTCGGCCCGGGTCAGTCCGAAGGGCGCCTCGTTGGTCGTGTTGCCGTCGAAGAGGTCGTTGGACTGCCGGTCACCGGCGACGACCTTGCCCGTCACGGACCGGAACGGCACATACTCGGCGGTGATCGTCTCGGCCGGGTCGACGAGGCCGCGGCCATAGCGGACCTGCCGCGACGCCACCCAGGGACCGCCCCGGCCGTCGCCGGCGAGCCCGCCGAACTGGCACTGCTCCCGCGTCGGCCCGCTCGGGGCGTCGCCCCAGCACTGCATGATCTGGATGAAGTCGACGCCGAAGAGGCCGCTGCCGGGTGCGGTGGTCGCCGCGCCGCTCCACGAGACGGCGACCACCTGGTTCGTGAGGTTCTTCGTCTGGGCCACGGTGATCGAGAGGTCCGCGGCGGCACCTCGGCCGCGCACGACCAGCGGGGACGGGCCGCCATCGGCGGGCACCGGATCCGTCGGAGGCGGGATCGCGCCGACGGCGGCGGCTGTGGGCAGGGCCAGCACGAGCATGGATACCGCCACGGCAAGCAGGCTGTTACGACGCTTCGACATGTCAGAACCGCCGATCCGTGTTGTTGCGGTTGGCGAGGGCGCGGCCGATCAGCGGCGGGCCGAGGATGATCCCGAGCAGCAGGAAGACCGCGACGAGCATCAGCGTG
It contains:
- a CDS encoding Ig-like domain-containing protein, with the protein product MFSTFKRSLGVAVVAGMAMTGSLLLSAAPASAAVVGTLTVTPATGTDNTPATVNTSAACPAGTNIIGRITGAGFTTAQTVRNNSPISSYSVNAAGGLVVPLADTFRAFGNLQSPPVVFAGKYDIVISCIAPLAPGTSLGDFVGSVWFTSNTAYQSTDPTTTPTTTTLATTPAGPVSVGTSVTLTATVAPAAATGSVQFFDGAASLGTSPVSGGTASISTSALTAGSHSLTAVFTGTGNFEASTSAPKTFVVNGPATPTTTALAVSPASSSQQYGNVALTVTVSPTAAGSVQFLDGATALGTVAVSGGTATLTVSTLALGSHSLVAAFTPANPASFTASTSAAIDYTITAFTGATASETITTTVEAGALVISVADSSVVLASPTLNTAGDLLVTSGQLKPVTITDTRAGNFGWNVSGQVTDFLSSGSNTINGANLGWGPTLIDKATAQTVTPGATVAAAHGVAPGAASTEGLKVSRTLAVGLGLGTAHLGASLALNAPTSTLPGTYTATLTLTVI
- a CDS encoding substrate-binding domain-containing protein — translated: MNVHTTERWPEALRRDLRATKRARVIMALGVSLVAILAAAPASADPSGAPQYRQLAGVGSDTTEGVMNAIANNVTIGGTKVLGSYDANGSAQVTTKDPATTPGCTINRPNGSGAGRTALLTSLQANGGAGNGCLQYARSSSLTLTASTPSITYVPFAVDAVTFAITGDSAIPRNLTLDELKSIYKCEIGGITPVLPQAGSGTRSFWLGIIGITDAQVNSGVYPCIVNGTLSGQPIQEHDGRVLTGSSLVPFSIAQYVAQASGTLTDIRGRAVLGVINGITPLTMNTSVPLTRNVYNVIPTSQIGNAPYSTVFVGSGSLICQQSAIIQQYGFAPNPNCGDTSAHS